One genomic window of Solanum dulcamara chromosome 10, daSolDulc1.2, whole genome shotgun sequence includes the following:
- the LOC129870793 gene encoding plant intracellular Ras-group-related LRR protein 6-like has protein sequence MLYERQETKIRMELVGRQQQHQQEEKAFERKNTTRGTRKRMTISIVEEDEDESPEIVDLSGMSLESLPVNPTINLGAISKLHLSNNNLQSIPESLTARLLNLVELDMHSNQLKSIPNSIGCLSKLKLLNISGNFLLSLPKTIENCRSLEELNANFNMLTHLPDTIGFELINLKKICINSNKIAYLPYSTSHLTNLHVLDVRLNCLRSLPDDLENLINLEILNVSQNFQYLVKLPYSVGFLISLHELDVSYNKITELPDSIGCLKKLQKLSVEGNHLVSPPPEVVEQGIHAVKQYLCEKINGMHEKSPKKKSWLGKLARCSTFSGANIPRDDREDFGVPSNRTIDAIASPRFMGMLSPRRLLSQKTYFSK, from the exons ATGTTGTATGAGCGTCAAGAGACGAAGATAAGAATGGAATTAGTTGGaagacaacaacaacaccaacaagaagaaaaagcaTTTGAGAGGAAGAATACTACTAGGGGTACAAGAAAAAGGATGACAATTAGTATtgtagaagaagatgaagatgagaGCCCGGAGATTGTGGATCTGAGTGGCATGTCATTAGAATCTCTTCCTGTCAATCCTACTATCAATTTGGGAGCTATTTCCAAATTACATCTTTCCAACAATAATCTTCAG AGTATACCAGAGTCTTTAACAGCAAGACTTCTTAACCTGGTGGAGTTAGATATGCATTCAAATCAGCTCAAGTCCATTCCTAACTCTATAGGTTGCTTATCAAAGCTCAAACTTCTCAATATTTCTGGGAATTTCCTTCTGTCGCTCCCTAAAACTATTGAGAATTGCAG ATCATTGGAAGAGTTGAATGCCAACTTCAATATGCTTACTCATTTGCCGGACACTATTGGATTTGAGCTCATAAATCTCAAGAAGATATgcataaattcaaataaaatagcATACCTTCCGTACTCCACCTCCCACTTAACCAATCTTCACGTGTTAGATGTCAGGCTAAACTGCCTTAGGTCTCTCCCTGATGATCTTGAGAACCTAATCAACCTTGAAATCCTCAACGTTAGTCAAAATTTCCAGTACCTTGTAAAGTTGCCCTATTCAGTAGGGTTTCTCATTTCATTGCATGAACTAGATGTTAGTTACAACAAGATTACGGAGTTACCAGATTCCATTGGATGCTTAAAGAAGCTCCAGAAGTTGAGCGTAGAAGGCAACCACCTCGTTTCTCCCCCACCAGAGGTGGTGGAGCAAGGGATACATGCAGTTAAGCAGTACTTGTGTGAAAAGATTAATGGTATGCATGAAAAGTCCCCTAAGAAGAAGTCTTGGTTGGGAAAGCTAGCAAGATGTAGCACCTTCAGTGGTGCCAACATACCTAGAGATGATAGAGAGGACTTTGGTGTTCCAAGCAATCGAACTATCGATGCAATTGCCTCACCAAGATTTATGGGCATGCTTTCTCCTCGTCGTCTCCTCTCTCAAAAAACCTACTTCTCCAAATAA